The proteins below come from a single Aegilops tauschii subsp. strangulata cultivar AL8/78 chromosome 6, Aet v6.0, whole genome shotgun sequence genomic window:
- the LOC109738736 gene encoding nuclear poly(A) polymerase 4 codes for MAGSVGTGRVAPRSSPKRYNGMDPPLSLTRPTMFDLQKTAELEKFLVEAGLYESEEQSAKREEVLREIDGIVKEWVKQLTSQKGYSEQMIEKANVVLFTFGSYRLGVHGPGADIDILCVGPSYVNREEDFFVTLHGILTQLEEVTELQPVPDAHVPLMKFKFHGMAIDLLYASVSLAVIPPDFNISEGSVLCGVDESTVRSLNGCRVADQILRLVPNVENFRTTLRCLKYWAERRGVYSNVTGFLGGVNWAILVALICQLYPNAVPSMLVSRFFRVFTQWQWPNPVMLCAIENDDLGFSVWDPRKNPRDRSHVMPIITPGYPCMNSSYNVSSSTLRVIKEQFKLGNKICQEIDLNKASWTALFEPFNFFEAYTKYLVVDIVADNDDDLRLWKGWVESRLRQLTLKIERDTNGMLQCHPYPCDYSNPTLQCAHCSFYMGLSRKEGMKIHGQNFDIRGTVDEFMHEIGMYTLWKSGMDLAVTHVRKKQIPYYVFEQGYKKPCPPMHANQQEQSDRHDTEDDTLTASMLGQLKRKRDFDGAGHSESCKSVKRSSVSLAYEESPPEYGSIVSKVVSENTVNLVSSALCNGVQNGLSHGDVNLESANCSSSPHGSEESAASGTSCAAVETVHMVVETVGPESSMACVINGTVQTMAVHTPLKCVAEKDEPKFEGIGSLANSNSAEFMEQTEMLTGNVLGENMHLCE; via the exons ATGGCGGGATCTGTGGGCACAGGCAGGGTAGCACCTCGGTCGTCCCCAAAGCGGTACAACGGCATGGATCCGCCGTTATCTTTGACCAGGCCGACCATGTTCGATCTGCAGAAGACGGCTGAGCTCGAGAAG TTCTTGGTTGAAGCGGGCCTTTACGAGAGCGAGGAGCAGTCCGCGAAACGGGAGGAGGTGCTACGGGAGATTGATGGG ATAGTTAAGGAATGGGTGAAGCAGTTAACTAGTCAGAAAGGGTATTCTGAACAAATGATTGAAAAGGCAAATGTAGTCCTTTTCACTTTTGGATCTTACCGCTTGGGG GTTCATGGGCCTGGAGCAGACATTGATATCTTATGTGTTGGACCTTCATATGTGAACCGAGAG GAGGATTTCTTTGTCACACTACATGGCATATTAACACAACTGGAAGAAGTGACTGAACTACAACCTGTACCTGATGCTCATGTACCTCTTATGAAATTTAAGTTCCACGGGATGGCAATTGACCTTCTCTATGCCAGTGTATCTCTTGCAGTAATACCACCA GATTTCAACATCTCTGAAGGGTCTGTGCTTTGTGGTGTTGACGAATCAACTGTTCGAAGTCTTAATGGGTGCAGGGTGGCAGACCAGATTCTTCGACTTGTTCCAAATGTTGAG AACTTCCGGACAACACTCAGGTGTTTGAAGTACTGGGCAGAAAGAAGGGGCGTTTATTCCAAT GTTACTGGTTTCCTTGGGGGTGTCAACTGGGCCATATTGGTTGCTCTTATCTGCCAACTCTATCCTAATGCTGTACCAAGTATGCTGGTCTCAAGATTCTTCAGAGTTTTTACACAGTGGCAGTGGCCGAATCCAGTGATGCTTTGTGCCATTGAGAATGATGACCTTGGTTTTTCTGTATGGGATCCACGTAAAAATCCTCGTGATAGATCTCATGTTATGCCTATCATAACTCCAGGCTATCCATGCATGAACTCTAGCTATAATGTATCTTCTAGCACATTGAGGGTTATCAAGGAGCAATTTAAGCTCGGTAATAAGATTTGTCAG GAAATTGACCTTAATAAGGCTAGTTGGACTGCCTTGTTTGAGCCTTTTAATTTTTTCGAGGCATATACAAAGTATCTAGTGGTTGACATTGTTGCGGACAATGATGATGATCTTCGGCTTTGGAAGGGATGGGTTGAGTCTCGACTGAGGCAGCTGACCTTGAAG ATAGAGCGGGATACTAATGGAATGCTGCAATGCCATCCTTACCCATGTGACTATTCAAATCCTACATTACAGTGTGCTCATTGCTCCTTCTACATGGGCTTATCAAGGAAAGAAGGGATGAAAATACATGGTCAAAACTTTGATATTCGTGGAACGGTAGATGAGTTTATGCATGAAATCGGAATGTACACATTATGGAAGTCTGGAATGGACCTAGCGGTCACTCATGTTCGTAAGAAGCAGATCCCTTATTATGTATTTGAACAGGGTTACAAGAAACCTTGTCCACCAATGCATGCAAACCAGCAAGAGCAGTCTGATAGACATGACACTGAAGATGACACACTGACAGCATCTATGTTGGGCCAACTAAAGAGAAAGCGTGATTTTGATGGAGCTGGTCACAGTGAATCATGTAAATCTGTTAAAAGGTCTTCAGTAAGCCTAGCCTATGAGGAAAGTCCACCTGAATATGGAAGCATTGTAAGTAAAGTTGTATCCGAAAACACAGTCAACTTGGTTTCCAGTGCCCTCTGTAATGGAGTTCAGAATGGACTGTCGCATGGCGATGTAAATTTGGAATCAGCAAATTGCTCCAGTTCACCACATGGATCTGAGGAGTCTGCAGCATCAGGCACAAGCTGTGCAGCTGTGGAAACAGTTCACATGGTTGTTGAAACTGTTGGTCCTGAAAGCTCAATGGCATGTGTTATCAATGGTACGGTTCAGACTATGGCAGTGCACACACCTTTAAAATGTGTGGCTGAGAAAGATGAACCCAAGTTTGAGGGAATTGGTAGCTTGGCAAACAGCAATTCTGCCGAGTTTATGGAGCAGACAGAAATGCTCACTGGAAACGTCCTTGGTGAGAATATGCACTTGTGTGAATGA